One Dehalococcoidia bacterium DNA segment encodes these proteins:
- a CDS encoding ABC transporter ATP-binding protein, which translates to MLRVEKVFVAYGRSTAVREASLTVNEREIVTLIGANGAGKTSLMNAITGIVPTKSGRIWLGEDRLNGLASHDMVRLGLGYVPEGRQIFGAMSVEDNLTLGAYSECARSGLKAIGPLSLFQRSPSFRSKLERIYSLFPILKERTSQKAGSLSGGEQQMLAIGRALMSSPKILLLDEPSLGLAPNLVKQILKLLLRLRDEGLTVLLVEQDATAALKIADRGYVMERGKITIEGTAKELLGNDQVRQAYLGKSVA; encoded by the coding sequence ATGCTCAGAGTCGAAAAAGTATTCGTTGCCTATGGCCGCTCTACTGCTGTCAGGGAGGCTTCTCTCACGGTGAACGAGAGGGAAATAGTCACCCTGATCGGAGCCAACGGTGCGGGCAAGACGAGCCTGATGAACGCCATTACCGGCATAGTCCCCACGAAAAGCGGGAGGATATGGTTGGGGGAGGACCGTCTCAACGGTCTGGCTTCCCATGATATGGTCCGGCTGGGATTGGGATATGTGCCTGAGGGAAGGCAGATATTCGGAGCGATGTCGGTGGAGGATAATCTGACACTCGGCGCGTACTCCGAATGCGCCAGGAGCGGGCTCAAGGCCATCGGGCCGCTGAGTTTATTTCAGCGCAGTCCTTCCTTTCGATCGAAGCTGGAACGGATTTACAGTCTGTTCCCCATTCTGAAGGAACGGACCAGCCAGAAGGCCGGTAGTCTCAGCGGGGGCGAGCAGCAGATGCTGGCCATCGGGCGGGCGCTGATGTCTTCCCCGAAGATATTGCTTCTGGATGAACCCTCTCTGGGCCTGGCACCGAATCTGGTGAAGCAGATTTTGAAGCTCCTGCTCCGTCTGCGAGATGAAGGCTTGACGGTCCTGCTGGTGGAGCAGGATGCCACGGCGGCGTTGAAGATCGCCGACCGCGGATATGTGATGGAGCGGGGGAAGATCACCATCGAGGGGACGGCCAAGGAGCTTTTGGGCAATGACCAGGTGAGGCAGGCGTATTTAGGCAAGTCGGTGGCGTAG
- a CDS encoding ABC transporter ATP-binding protein, producing the protein MSEPILEARGVTRAFGGLVAVDHVDLQIETGKITAIIGPNGAGKTTLFNLIAGVFQVTSGEIIFENKVINKLSAAKRARLGIVRTFQHVHLFGNMTALENVMTGRHVRSSYGFLEAAVRLPKAHREEDQIRLNALKYLNMVGLGQHGGENALNLPLGQQKLLAIARALATEPKLILMDEPGAGLNRLEKQELSDLIRRIRDDGITVILVEHDMPLVMGLAEWVIVLDTGKKIAEGTAAQIQKDKKVIAAYLGDDEDEL; encoded by the coding sequence TTGAGTGAGCCCATTCTGGAAGCCAGAGGAGTGACGCGGGCCTTCGGCGGGCTGGTGGCGGTAGATCACGTTGATCTTCAAATTGAGACCGGAAAGATTACGGCCATCATCGGTCCGAACGGGGCAGGCAAGACAACCCTGTTTAATCTCATCGCCGGGGTCTTTCAGGTCACCAGCGGAGAGATCATCTTTGAGAACAAGGTGATCAATAAGCTCTCGGCTGCCAAGAGGGCCCGGCTTGGTATTGTGAGGACTTTTCAGCATGTTCATCTGTTCGGCAATATGACGGCGCTGGAGAATGTGATGACCGGTCGGCATGTTCGCTCAAGTTACGGATTCCTGGAGGCTGCGGTTCGGCTGCCCAAGGCGCATCGGGAGGAAGATCAGATCAGGCTGAATGCCCTCAAGTATTTGAACATGGTTGGTCTTGGCCAGCATGGCGGCGAGAATGCATTGAATCTGCCATTGGGTCAGCAGAAACTGCTGGCCATAGCCAGAGCCCTTGCCACCGAGCCGAAGCTGATTCTAATGGATGAGCCCGGGGCCGGACTCAATCGGCTGGAGAAGCAGGAGCTCAGCGATCTTATCCGTCGCATCAGAGATGATGGGATTACTGTGATTCTGGTGGAACACGATATGCCGCTGGTGATGGGCCTTGCCGAATGGGTGATTGTGCTCGATACCGGCAAGAAGATCGCCGAGGGGACTGCGGCGCAGATTCAAAAAGATAAGAAGGTGATCGCCGCCTATTTGGGTGATGACGAGGACGAGTTGTAA
- a CDS encoding branched-chain amino acid ABC transporter permease has translation MPEAKIRGQRFFLAVLLVFLILVPFDWFLGEYKQLAIVIGWHTMVTVGLCLLMGYTGQVSLGQAAFFGTGMYVSAIFSKTYDVNPWAAMALGACMTATLAFMLGPIFRLRGNYLALATLAVGYIIWKLAELQSGYTGGPEGMSDVPYLSIGGFEFDSLFRQYFLVWGICLAILIIAQNIVNSRTGRALRAIHGSESAAESLGINVIGFKIKIFVLSAVFASIAGSLAAHHSGHVSPGQFNPMVSVDMVVMAVFGGLASIWGAIFGTGVLHILDDEILIHYGQWNMVISGLILILILIFMPEGLFVALKNAYQRDGIFFLPKLLWRTGKGWYAAAKGFQIGSLFNRTKGETEP, from the coding sequence ATGCCGGAGGCGAAGATCAGAGGACAACGGTTTTTTCTTGCCGTGCTGCTGGTGTTTCTCATTCTGGTGCCGTTTGACTGGTTTCTGGGTGAGTATAAGCAGTTGGCTATTGTGATCGGGTGGCACACCATGGTCACTGTCGGCTTGTGCTTACTCATGGGCTACACCGGCCAGGTATCGCTGGGGCAGGCAGCTTTCTTCGGGACAGGAATGTATGTTTCGGCAATTTTCAGCAAGACCTACGATGTGAATCCCTGGGCAGCTATGGCTCTTGGGGCTTGTATGACTGCCACGCTGGCTTTTATGCTGGGGCCAATCTTTCGGCTGAGGGGCAATTATTTGGCTCTGGCCACGCTCGCTGTGGGCTATATTATCTGGAAACTGGCCGAGTTGCAGAGTGGTTACACCGGCGGTCCGGAAGGCATGAGCGACGTGCCCTATCTTTCCATCGGCGGCTTTGAGTTCGATTCCCTGTTCCGGCAGTATTTCCTGGTGTGGGGGATTTGTCTGGCTATTCTGATCATAGCTCAAAATATCGTCAATTCCCGAACCGGCAGAGCTCTCAGAGCCATTCACGGAAGCGAATCTGCGGCTGAGTCGCTCGGCATCAACGTGATCGGGTTCAAGATCAAAATCTTTGTACTGAGCGCCGTATTTGCATCCATTGCGGGAAGTCTGGCTGCTCATCATTCGGGACACGTGAGCCCCGGTCAGTTCAATCCGATGGTTTCGGTGGATATGGTGGTGATGGCCGTCTTCGGAGGGCTGGCCAGTATATGGGGAGCCATCTTCGGCACAGGTGTTCTTCACATTCTGGATGATGAGATTTTGATCCATTACGGCCAGTGGAATATGGTCATCTCCGGACTTATTCTGATCCTCATCCTGATTTTCATGCCGGAAGGCTTATTCGTAGCCCTGAAGAATGCCTACCAGCGGGACGGCATCTTCTTCCTTCCCAAGTTGCTCTGGCGTACTGGCAAAGGTTGGTATGCAGCCGCAAAGGGATTTCAAATCGGATCGCTTTTCAATCGCACAAAGGGAGAGACAGAACCTTGA
- a CDS encoding branched-chain amino acid ABC transporter permease yields the protein MSSEEFFQYLVFGIQDGSIYALIGLGFTIIYSVTNIINFAQGEFVMLGGMMSYMSVDSAHVPTGPKIVVAILAALALAMFLYSTRSKRIHPVIAVISIVSVLGCIPLTLLLFGKLATAELNVALSSIIPVAVVGLAGGILYLLAIRPARKPSNVSLIIITIGASLCIKGIAGEMWGISGQRTPVYWDRGSLEFMGAIVSTQTLWIVSALVIITVLLQLFFSYTMLGKSLKACAVNPVGAGLVGVNPKTMALIAFILAAMIGAVIGAVMTPKTGMDYERGFVLGLYGFLAASLGGFKSHIAVVVGGLLIGITMNLIVGLSWGPFISGYKDVWAMGILLAILLLRSSKLAEEERTS from the coding sequence ATGTCATCTGAAGAGTTCTTTCAATATCTGGTGTTTGGCATCCAGGACGGCAGCATCTACGCGCTGATCGGTCTGGGGTTCACCATCATTTATTCTGTCACCAACATCATCAACTTTGCTCAGGGCGAGTTTGTCATGCTGGGCGGAATGATGTCTTACATGAGCGTCGACTCCGCTCATGTTCCCACTGGGCCCAAGATTGTGGTGGCGATTCTGGCTGCGCTGGCACTCGCCATGTTCCTGTATTCCACAAGAAGCAAGAGGATTCATCCTGTCATCGCAGTCATTTCAATTGTTTCCGTCTTGGGCTGCATTCCGTTGACTCTCCTCCTCTTCGGCAAATTAGCGACTGCGGAGTTGAATGTTGCCCTGTCTTCCATAATACCTGTAGCCGTGGTTGGCCTTGCCGGTGGGATACTCTATCTTCTTGCCATTCGTCCTGCCAGGAAGCCGTCAAATGTGAGCCTGATCATCATTACAATTGGCGCTTCCCTCTGCATCAAGGGAATTGCGGGAGAAATGTGGGGTATCTCTGGTCAGCGCACTCCTGTATATTGGGACAGAGGGTCTCTGGAGTTTATGGGAGCTATTGTTTCTACCCAGACGCTATGGATTGTGAGCGCGCTGGTGATAATCACCGTTCTCCTTCAGTTGTTTTTCTCTTACACCATGCTCGGCAAGTCGCTTAAAGCATGCGCCGTCAATCCCGTCGGTGCGGGATTGGTGGGTGTTAATCCCAAAACGATGGCTTTGATTGCTTTCATTCTGGCTGCGATGATCGGAGCGGTGATCGGGGCCGTTATGACTCCAAAAACCGGCATGGACTACGAGCGTGGCTTCGTCCTGGGGCTCTACGGATTCCTCGCGGCCTCTCTCGGAGGGTTCAAGAGCCATATCGCTGTGGTGGTGGGAGGACTTCTTATTGGCATCACCATGAATCTGATAGTGGGACTGAGCTGGGGGCCTTTCATTTCCGGGTATAAAGATGTGTGGGCGATGGGTATCTTGCTGGCAATTCTGCTGTTGCGGTCCAGCAAACTGGCGGAGGAGGAAAGGACAAGTTGA